In Mytilus edulis chromosome 4, xbMytEdul2.2, whole genome shotgun sequence, the following proteins share a genomic window:
- the LOC139519854 gene encoding uncharacterized protein translates to MEKCIVCLKDDHPTTLIKLRQKGCLGIIKASQERGDCLSALEGNFVHQLCRKTYTNPNDIKKYKKEKLVLREIHTNTPKLRSKSHFDFKHHCLFCGNEATDSKKKDKNVFQVRTDDFESRIQDACDLRNDDWAAEVRGRLESVSDLHAADAVYHQACSVNFRTCKNTPVFRSPISPDAKPENKRGRPALQEDGFYKTVDFLKHHDDEQISISDLVEKMNEMCDGNAYSQMYLKKRLKQHFGDEIIITDIPGRKSVVTLRETVTCILQDYYQRPSNLNPDDEKRALIRAAAKLIKSDIRSVDTTKSIYPTPANIASVDNNLSYLPESLLLFLSNIFSEIDPSVKIASIGQAVMQASRPRALITPLQLGLGAQVHHNFASRFLVSTLNSLGFCSSYYEVQKFESSAAAVQGVDLPGDISNSFVQFVADNVDHNTRTIDGLNTFHGMGIIAGITPGTKRTQPIPRIAFSTDEIKALAKIEIKYYKPQSDRLAELSYAELKNLNTLDKTFRLDLLSVIIWPLKYPIPMWSGFMQMVQTGDYPGKSSVSFLPMIDLNASDMTCIYSTLNFVANQAKRYDITAILTFDQPLYWKASSIVENENPGSTLKSMVLRLGPFHTEMSFLGSIGNLMSNTGLKEMLELIYAPNAVTHILSGKAVARAFRGHMLVDTALYCLLIADIFNIDVSKRLEEPNSTLETTEMKEIDELYSQLSSGELSASEAGESDVLKNLEATVHRKQEILKQSRTAKLWLQYSEMVQVLRQFIKAERTGNWPLHLQSIQEMLPFLAASGHNLYTKTAYVYLMTMQSLDEDHPDVYASFINGNHVIRRSNRYWAGISSDLFIEQVLMRSVKTAGGLTRGRGMTESQRSLWLMSMPIC, encoded by the coding sequence ATGGAGAAATGTATTGTGTGCCTAAAAGATGACCACCCAACAACACTGATCAAATTGCGACAAAAAGGTTGTCTTGGAATCATCAAAGCTAGCCAGGAAAGAGGAGACTGTTTGTCCGCATTAGAGGGTAATTTTGTCCATCAACTCTGCAGGAAAACATATACCAATCCAAATGacataaagaaatacaaaaaagaaaaacttgtTCTGAGAGAAATTCATACAAATACTCCAAAATTACGATCAAAGTcccattttgattttaaacatcaTTGTTTATTCTGTGGAAATGAAGCAACAGACTccaagaaaaaagacaaaaatgtatttcaGGTTCGAACTGATGATTTTGAGAGTCGCATACAAGATGCTTGTGATCTTCGGAATGATGATTGGGCAGCCGAGGTTCGCGGGAGACTGGAGAGCGTAAGCGACCTCCATGCAGCGGATGCTGTTTATCACCAGGCATGTAGTGTAAACTTCCGCACGTGCAAAAACACTCCTGTATTCCGTTCTCCCATATCACCAGACGCAAAGCCTGAAAACAAAAGAGGAAGGCCAGCTTTGCAAGAAGACGGCTTCTACAAAACAGTCGACTTCCTTAAACATCATGACGACGAACAGATTTCCATATCAGATCTTGTTGAAAAAATGAACGAGATGTGTGATGGGAATGCTTATAGTCAGatgtatttaaagaaaagatTGAAGCAACATTTTGGAGACGAAATCATTATTACAGACATACCAGGTAGAAAAAGTGTTGTAACTTTACGTGAAACCGTAACTTGTATTCTTCAGGACTATTACCAGAGACCAAGCAATTTAAATCCAGATGACGAAAAGAGAGCTTTGATCAGAGCAGCTGCCAAACTGATAAAAAGCGACATCCGATCTGTAGATACCACAAAGTCTATCTATCCAACTCCAGCCAACATCGCATCAGTTGATAATAATCTATCATACTTACCCGAAAGCCTGCTGTTATTTCTTTCTAACATATTTTCTGAGATAGACCCATCGGTGAAAATAGCTTCCATAGGACAAGCAGTAATGCAAGCCTCACGACCTCGAGCACTTATAACACCGCTTCAACTCGGTCTAGGAGCACAGGTGCATCACAACTTCGCTTCACGATTTCTTGTGTCCACATTGAACAGCTTAGGATTTTGTTCCTCATACTATGAAGTCCAGAAGTTTGAATCAAGTGCTGCAGCTGTACAAGGAGTTGATCTTCCAGGCGATATAAGCAACAGCTTTGTACAATTTGTAGCAGATAACGTTGACCACAACACAAGAACGATAGATGGCCTCAACACTTTTCATGGCATGGGCATAATAGCTGGAATTACGCCTGGTACGAAGAGAACACAACCCATTCCTAGAATAGCTTTTTCTACTGATGAAATAAAGGCATTAGCAAAGATAGAGATCAAATATTACAAACCTCAATCAGATCGTTTGGCTGAATTAAGTTATGCTGAGTTGAAAAACCTAAACACACTGGATAAGACTTTCCGTCTTGACCTGCTGTCGGTTATTATTTGGCCTTTAAAGTATCCAATACCAATGTGGTCTGGCTTCATGCAGATGGTTCAGACGGGAGACTACCCAGGAAAATCATCAGTTTCATTCCTACCTATGATAGATTTGAATGCTTCGGACATGACATgtatttattctacattgaacTTCGTCGCCAACCAAGCAAAGCGTTATGACATAACAGCGATCTTGACTTTTGATCAACCTCTGTATTGGAAAGCCTCATCAATTGTTGAAAACGAAAATCCAGGAAGCACCTTGAAGTCTATGGTTTTACGATTAGGACCATTCCACACAGAGATGAGCTTCCTTGGCTCAATAGGGAATCTTATGAGTAATACTGGTTTGAAAGAGATGTTAGAACTCATATACGCTCCGAATGCCGTCACGCATATCCTTAGCGGAAAAGCTGTAGCTAGAGCGTTTAGAGGTCACATGTTGGTGGATACAGCACTTTATTGTTTGTTGATTGCAGATATATTTAATATTGACGTATCTAAACGTTTGGAAGAACCCAATTCAACCCTTGAAACAACTGAAATGAAGGAAATTGATGAATTATATTCTCAATTATCCTCTGGAGAGCTGTCAGCTTCAGAAGCGGGTGAATCAGATGTCTTGAAAAACCTAGAAGCAACGGTCCATAGAAAACAGGAAATTTTAAAGCAAAGTCGTACAGCAAAGTTGTGGCTGCAGTATTCAGAAATGGTCCAGGTTTTAAGACAATTTATCAAAGCAGAGAGAACCGGTAACTGGCCTCTTCATTTGCAAAGCATCCAAGAAATGTTGCCTTTTTTGGCAGCATCTGGACATAATCTGTACACGAAAACAGCATACGTCTACTTAATGACAATGCAATCTTTAGACGAAGACCATCCTGATGTTTATGCTAGTTTCATCAATGGGAATCATGTCATCAGACGCAGCAATAGGTACTGGGCTGGAATATCTTCAGATTTATTTATAGAGCAAGTTCTAATGAGAAGTGTGAAAACAGCGGGTGGATTAACGAGAGGACGAGGAATGACTGAAAGCCAGCGTTCACTTTGGCTTATGTCCATGCCAATATGCTGA
- the LOC139519855 gene encoding uncharacterized protein, whose amino-acid sequence MPANEYEQVRLKNLEDNRRILAEIGLINPYKSLPKVSFKKGIRGNKRKAEDSTSSRPAKKQVELDPENSGSLRGSRRRSARVKGKEVPTETELKEEVDQWIDENDAPSKVAPNRPNFYGAVPGVEVGTVWATRMECCRDGIHRPTVAGIHAGQDGSFSIALSGGYEDNIDLGDCFTYTGEGGRDLKGTANKPKNLRTAPQSKDQTLTRGNLALSRNVETGNPVRVIRGYKLQQFSQFAPEDGYRYDGLYTVEKYWSTTGQSGFLVWKFALRRCTDQPPPPWTFEGDGQSLTQEMKSDSGFDSDETASQISSSQSSSQIDETTTHDGKDEIQKKIKNEKPEAPKKEEKARQTSGDLKELKTTDKDTNGKCDQNGTDSSVHVSDAKQNLKDEPKKKTTMTEMVNEIEAA is encoded by the exons TACAAATCCTTGCCGAAAGTCAGCTTCAAGAAGGGTATCCGTGGTAACAAGAGAAAAGCAGAAGACAGCACTTCTAGTCGACCAGCAAAGAAGCAGGTTGAATTAGATCCAGAAAATTCTGGATCTTTGAGGGGAAGTCGTAGACGTTCAGCTCGTGTTAAGGGAAAG GAAGTGCCAACAGAAACAGAATTAAAGGAAGAAGTTGACCAATGGATTGATGAGAATGATGCACCGTCCAAAGTTGCACCAAATAGACCAAATTTTTACGGAGCAGTTCCAG GTGTGGAAGTTGGAACAGTATGGGCCACAAGAATGGAATGCTGTCGTGATGGCATACATAG GCCTACGGTAGCAGGAATCCATGCTGGACAAGATGGATCTTTTTCTATTGCTCTCTCTGGTGGATATGAAGACAATATTGACTTGGGAGATTGTTTTACTTACACAGGAGAAG GAGGCAGAGATTTGAAAGGGACGGCCAACAAACCAAAG AATCTGAGAACAGCACCACAGTCTAAAGATCAGACGCTGACTCGTGGTAATCTTGCATTGAGTCGTAATGTAGAAACTGGAAACCCAGTCAGAGTGATTAGGGGATATAAACTACAGCAGTTCAGTCAGTTTGCACCAGAGGATGGATACAGATATgatg ggTTATACACTGTAGAGAAATATTGGTCAACAACTGGTCAGTCTGGGTTTTTGGTGTGGAAATTTGCTTTAAGAAGATGCACCGATCAACCACCACCACCATGGACTTTTGAG GGTGATGGACAAAGTTTAACACAGGAAATGAAGAGCGACTCTGGTTTTGATTCTGATGAAACCGCAAGTCAGATCAGTAGTTCACAATCTTCTTCTCAGATAGATGAAACTACAACACATGATGGAAAGGATGAAATTCAGAAAAAGATTAAGAATGAAAAACCAGAAGCCcctaaaaaagaagaaaaggccAGACAGACCTCGGGGGATTTGAAAGAGCTGAAAACAACTGATAAAGATACAAATGGAAAATGTGATCAAAATGGAACTGATTCAAgtgtgcatgtgtctgatgctaaacaaaatttaaaagatgaACCCAAGAAGAAAACTACAATGACAGAAATGGTCAATGAAATAGAAGCAGCCTAA